CGCGACACCGCACGCGCGTTTCTCTACGCCGCTGCCGGTGGCAAACGCCGCTTAAGGAAAGCCAGACATGCGCGCTTATTTCTCCCAGGGCCTCTTTGGCCGCGACCTCCTCGGTTCGGTGGTCGTTTTTCTTGTCGCTCTGCCGTTGTGCATGGGGATCGCGATCGCGTCGGGTATGCCACCCAGCGCGGGACTGATCACCGGCATCGTGGGCGGTATCATCGTCGGCTCCATCGCCGGTTCGCCGCTGCAGGTCAGCGGCCCGGCGGCGGGCCTCGCGGTCCTGGTGTTCGAATTGGTGCGTGAGCACGGCGTGGCCGCCCTCGGTCCCGTCGTGCTGCTGGCGGGCCTTATCCAGGTGGTCGCCGGCCTGTGCAAGGTCGGCGTCTGGTTCCGCATGACCTCGCCTGCCGTCGTGGCGGGCATGTTGTCGGGCATCGGCATCCTCATCGTGGCGTCGCAGTCGCACGTGCTGCTCGACGCCATCCCCAAGGCCCGTGGCCTGGAGAATTTCGCGGCGCTGCCCGCCGCGGCGTGGGAGTCGGTGACCGGTGCGGCGGAGGGGCAGGCCCCGGCCGCCCTGATGATCGGCCTCGGCACCATCGCCATCATGCTCGGCTGGGAGAAACTGCGCCCGGCCAAGCTGCGTTTCGTGCCCGGTGCGCTGCTGGCGGTGGTCGCGATGACCCTGATCGCGCAGCTCACCGCCGTGGACGTGAAGCGCGTGGACGTGCCGGCCAACCTGTTCTCGGCGGTCAGCCTGCCCAGCATGGGCAGCCTGTTCGGCCTGTTCGACGCCACCCTGCTGGTAGCCGCCGCCACGTTCGCCTTCATCGCCAGCGCCGAAACGCTGCTGTCGGCGGCGGCGGTGGATCGCATGCACGACGGCGTACGCACCAACTACGATCGCGAACTGACCGCGCAGGGCGTGGGCAACCTCATCTGTGGTTTCCTCGGTGCACTGCCGATGACCGGCGTGATCGTGCGCAGTGCGGCCAACGTGCAGGCGGGCTCCGCCACGCGCATGGCCGCCATCCTGCACGGTGGCTGGTTGCTGGCCTTCGTCATGCTGCTGCCGTGGCTGATGCGGATGACACCGGTCTCGTGCCTGGCCGGCATCCTTGTCTTCACCGGCGTCAAGATGGTCAACCCCGGCCAGATCAAGTCGCTGGCGGCTTACGGCAAGGGCACGGCGGCGGTGTACGTCGCCACCACGGTCGCCATCGTTGCGACTGACCTGCTCACCGGTGTGATCGTCGGCTTCGGCCTGTCGCTGTTCCGCCTGGCGCTGCTCTCGTCCAAGCTAAAGATGGATGTGCAGCACCACGACGAGCCCGGCCACGCCACGCTGCATCTGGAAGGCTCCGCCACGTTCCTCAAGGTGCCGACCATGGCGCGCAAGCTGGAGGCCGTGCCGGCCAACACCCGCCTCAACGTGCGCATGGATCGCCTGGTCCACGTCGACCAGGCGTCGCTGGAGTTGCTACGAGAGTGGGGCCGCAATGCGTCCAAGCGAGGCTGCGAACTGGTCGTCGACTGGCACGAACTCGGCCGCCGCGTCGAAGGCGCGCCCCAGGCGGCGTAGCTCCGGCCCACGAGGGCCCGTGTAGGAGCGCACGATGTGCGCGATCCCTCAACGTAGCTACATCGAATGAGGCAAAACGCCGGCACTAGCCGGCGTTTTGTTACCTGCGTCTTGCTTCGTTTTGCGCTTGGAAACGCCGTTTTCTGTGTTTTGCATGGCTTCGTTCGCCATAGCGGTGTTGAGGGTTCGCGCACATCGTGCGCTCCTACACACGCATCCGATCAAGCGCGTCCCACATCCCTTCAGGCGCATCACGCATCACGTCGGGCGCGTTACGCATCCCATCGGGCGCATTCCGTCAGGCTGCTTTCGTCTTTTGCTTGAACGCACAAAGATCCACGATGGCGCAGCTGGGACATTCCGGTTTCCGCGCCTTGCACACGTAACGCCCGTGCAGGATCAGCCAATGGTGGGCGTCCTGGATGAACTCCGCCGGGATGACCTTCTCCAGCTTGTCCTCGACCTTGCGCACGTCCGGGCCGGGGGCCAGTCCGGTGCGGTTGGCCACGCGGAAGATATGCGTGTCCACGGCGATGGTCGGTTCGCCGAAGGCGGTGTTGAGCACCACGTTCGCGGTTTTCCGCCCGACGCCCGGCAGCGATTCCAGCGCCTCGCGCGATTTGGGCACCTCGCCCGCATAGCGGTCGACGAGGATCTGGCTCATCGCGATCAGGTTTTTCGCCTTGTTGTTGTAAAGGCCGATCGTGCTGATGTAAGGCTTGAGCCTGTCCAGGCCCAGGTCGAGGATCTGCTGCGGCGTATTGGCCACCGGAAACAGCTTGCGCGTGGCCTTGTTCACGCCCACGTCCGTGGACTGGGCCGAAAGCGCCACGGCGGCGAGCAACTCGAACGGCGTGGTGTACGCCAGTTCGGTTTTCGGATGCGGATTCAGCTCGCGCAGGCGGCTGAACATCTCGACCACATCGGCTTTCTTCACGGGCTGTCCTTCTTCCGTGCCCTGGCCCGGGCAAGGGCCTCGAGGACGGCGTTACGCGCGGCAGGTGCGGCCACGTCGGCCTTGTTCGCCGCCAGCTGGCGTTCGCGCTCGGCGCGTTCATGGGTAAGCCGGGCCTCCCGGCGCTGGAAATGCCGTCGCGCGGCATCAGCGTGCCCGGGGTCCTCGGCTTGGGAGACAGGCATGGGATCGAGCCGGATGCAATCGACCGGGCAGGCGGGTACGCACAGCTCGCATCCGGTGCAGAGGTCGCTGAGCACCGTGTGCATCACCTTCGAGGCGCCCACGATGGCGTCCACCGGGCACGCCTGGATGCACTTGGTACATCCGATGCAGTCGGCTTCGACGATGCGTGCCAGCGTACGCGGCTTTTCCACGCCATGGGCGGGGTCCAGCGGCACGGCCGGGCGATCCAGAAGATGGGCCAGCCGGCGAATGCCCGCCGCGCCGCCGGGCGGGCAGCGATCGATGCCCGCCGCGTCCGCGGCGATGGCTTCCGCATAGGGGCGACAGCCGTGGAAACCGCACTGCTCGCACTGGGTCTGCGGCAGGAGGGCGTCGATGCGGTCGGCGAGCGTTGGCGTCATGGCTGGCGCGCGGCCGGTGGGCGGATCAGCGGACGGTGGCGCCCGGTGCCGCACCCTGGTCGGCATCCAGCAGGAACAGGTCCGCGCCGCCGTCACCGGCGGACAGGATCATGCCTTCCGAAAGACCGAAGCGCATCTTGCGCGGGGCGAGGTTGGCGATGAACACCACGCTGCGACCGACGAGTTTTTCCGGCTCCGCGTAAGCCGCGCGGATGCCGGAGAAGATCTGCCGCGAGCCCAGCGGGCCGGCGTCCAGTTCAAAACGCAGCAGCTTGTCCGATCCTTCGACGAACTCGCAGGCCAGCACCTTGCCGATGCGCAGGTCGAGCTTGGCGAAATCGTCGATGGACACGGTGGCGGCGGTGTCGGTGGCGGTGTTGGCAGGCGTGGCTTCGGTCATGGGCTTGGCGTTTTCTTTGGGTTTCTTGGACGGTTTGGCTTCGGCCACGGCTTCGCGGACCTGCTCGGAGGGCGACAGCGACTCCTTCGAGGCGTCCACCATCGCGGCGATCTTCTTCGGATCCAGGCGCGAGAACAGCGGCGAGAACGCATTCACGGTATGGCCGAACAGCTCGCGCCGCGCATCGTCGAAGCTGGCGATGGGCGCGCCGAGGAAGGCCTCGGCGGCAGCGACCGTGGTCGGCAGGATCGGCTTGAGCAGCCCGGACAGCAGGCGGAAGGCGTTGATCGCGAACGAGCACACCTGGTGCAATTCGTCGCGGCGCGTCTCGTCACGGGCGATGACCCAGGGCGCCTTCGCCGCGATATAGCCGTTGACCGCATCGGACATGGCCACGAAGCGCCGGGTGACTTCCGCGTACTCGTCGGCCTCGTAGAGTGCATCGATACCGTCGTACTGCCCCAGCAGGTCGGTCCACAGCGCGGACGCCTCGGGGTCGAAGCGATCGGACAATGTGCCGGCGAAATGCGTGTGCAGGAAGCCCGCGGTACGGCTGGCGATATTGGCCCACTTGCCGACCAGGTGCGAGTTGACGCGTTCCTCGAACGATTTCAGGTCGAGATCGACGTCCACCGGCTGCGGGCTGAGCATGGTGGCGAAGTAGTAGCGCAGGGCTTCGGGGTCCAGGCCGACATCCAGGAAGGTGCGCGCCTGGATGAAGGTGCCGCGCGACTTGGACATCTTCGCGCCGTTGACCGTCAGGTAGCCGTTGGTATGCAACGCGGTCGGTACGCGCATGCCCGCACCGTGCAGCATGGCCGGCCAGAACAGGCCGTGGAAGTTGATGATGTCCTTGCCGACGAAGTGATGCATCTCGGCCGTGCTGTCCGCGCGCAGGAAGTCGTCGAAGACCAGGCCCGTGCGATCGCACAGGGCCTTGAATGCGGCGAGGTAACCGGCCGGCGCGTCCAGCCAGACATAGAAGAACTTGCCCGGTGCGTCGGGAATCGGGAAGCCGAAGTAGGGCGCGTCACGGGATATATCCCAGTCGCGCAGGCCGCCGTCGATCCATTCCGCCAGCTTGGCTACGACGCCGCTGTCGGCGGTGGGCTTGCCTTCGGTGAACTTGCCCGCGAACCAGTCACGCAGCAGCTGCTCGAACTTGCCCAGTTCGAAGAAGTAATGCTCCGAATCCCGCAGTACCGGGGTGGCACCCGACATCACCGAATAGGGGTTCAGCAGATCGGTGGGCGCGTAGGTGGCCCCGCAGTTCTCGCAGTTGTCGCCGTACTGGTCGGGGGTGCCGCACTTGGGGCAGGTGCCCTTGACGTAGCGGTCCGGCAGGAACATGTCCCGCGTGGGGTCGTATAGCTGCTGGATATCCCGGCGCGCGATGTAGCCGGCGTCGCGCAGGCGCGTGTAGATGGCCGTCGCGATATCCCGGTTTTCCGGGGAATGCGTGGTGTGGTACTGGTCGTAGCTGAAATGGAAGTCGGTGAAGTCCGCTTCGTGCGACGCCCGGATGCCGGCGATGTAATCCTCCGGCGTCAGCCCGACCTTCTCGGCGGCCAGCATGATCGGCGTACCGTGGGCGTCCTCACCGGCGACGTACCACACCTCGTTGCCTTGCATCCGCTGCGCCCGCGCCCAGATGTCGGCCTCGATGTAGCCGAGCATATGGCCCAGGTGCAGCGGGCCATTGGCGTAGGGAAGGGCGTTGGTAACCAGGATGCGGCGGGCCATGAGGATCGCGGTCGGCTTCGGGGCCCGCGATTATGGCATGGGGCGCGGTTAGGCGGTTTTTCGCGGGCACCCGCCTCGCAAGGACGGCGTAGGAGCGCACGATGTGCGCGATGCCTTTGTGGCCGTGCCCTACGGCGCTCCCCTCATTCCACCCGCTTTATTCCACCCGCACCCAATCCTGGCTACGCCCGA
This DNA window, taken from Luteibacter sp. 9135, encodes the following:
- a CDS encoding SulP family inorganic anion transporter — protein: MRAYFSQGLFGRDLLGSVVVFLVALPLCMGIAIASGMPPSAGLITGIVGGIIVGSIAGSPLQVSGPAAGLAVLVFELVREHGVAALGPVVLLAGLIQVVAGLCKVGVWFRMTSPAVVAGMLSGIGILIVASQSHVLLDAIPKARGLENFAALPAAAWESVTGAAEGQAPAALMIGLGTIAIMLGWEKLRPAKLRFVPGALLAVVAMTLIAQLTAVDVKRVDVPANLFSAVSLPSMGSLFGLFDATLLVAAATFAFIASAETLLSAAAVDRMHDGVRTNYDRELTAQGVGNLICGFLGALPMTGVIVRSAANVQAGSATRMAAILHGGWLLAFVMLLPWLMRMTPVSCLAGILVFTGVKMVNPGQIKSLAAYGKGTAAVYVATTVAIVATDLLTGVIVGFGLSLFRLALLSSKLKMDVQHHDEPGHATLHLEGSATFLKVPTMARKLEAVPANTRLNVRMDRLVHVDQASLELLREWGRNASKRGCELVVDWHELGRRVEGAPQAA
- the nth gene encoding endonuclease III; protein product: MKKADVVEMFSRLRELNPHPKTELAYTTPFELLAAVALSAQSTDVGVNKATRKLFPVANTPQQILDLGLDRLKPYISTIGLYNNKAKNLIAMSQILVDRYAGEVPKSREALESLPGVGRKTANVVLNTAFGEPTIAVDTHIFRVANRTGLAPGPDVRKVEDKLEKVIPAEFIQDAHHWLILHGRYVCKARKPECPSCAIVDLCAFKQKTKAA
- a CDS encoding RnfABCDGE type electron transport complex subunit B, with translation MTPTLADRIDALLPQTQCEQCGFHGCRPYAEAIAADAAGIDRCPPGGAAGIRRLAHLLDRPAVPLDPAHGVEKPRTLARIVEADCIGCTKCIQACPVDAIVGASKVMHTVLSDLCTGCELCVPACPVDCIRLDPMPVSQAEDPGHADAARRHFQRREARLTHERAERERQLAANKADVAAPAARNAVLEALARARARKKDSP
- the metG gene encoding methionine--tRNA ligase; translation: MARRILVTNALPYANGPLHLGHMLGYIEADIWARAQRMQGNEVWYVAGEDAHGTPIMLAAEKVGLTPEDYIAGIRASHEADFTDFHFSYDQYHTTHSPENRDIATAIYTRLRDAGYIARRDIQQLYDPTRDMFLPDRYVKGTCPKCGTPDQYGDNCENCGATYAPTDLLNPYSVMSGATPVLRDSEHYFFELGKFEQLLRDWFAGKFTEGKPTADSGVVAKLAEWIDGGLRDWDISRDAPYFGFPIPDAPGKFFYVWLDAPAGYLAAFKALCDRTGLVFDDFLRADSTAEMHHFVGKDIINFHGLFWPAMLHGAGMRVPTALHTNGYLTVNGAKMSKSRGTFIQARTFLDVGLDPEALRYYFATMLSPQPVDVDLDLKSFEERVNSHLVGKWANIASRTAGFLHTHFAGTLSDRFDPEASALWTDLLGQYDGIDALYEADEYAEVTRRFVAMSDAVNGYIAAKAPWVIARDETRRDELHQVCSFAINAFRLLSGLLKPILPTTVAAAEAFLGAPIASFDDARRELFGHTVNAFSPLFSRLDPKKIAAMVDASKESLSPSEQVREAVAEAKPSKKPKENAKPMTEATPANTATDTAATVSIDDFAKLDLRIGKVLACEFVEGSDKLLRFELDAGPLGSRQIFSGIRAAYAEPEKLVGRSVVFIANLAPRKMRFGLSEGMILSAGDGGADLFLLDADQGAAPGATVR